The Urbifossiella limnaea genome has a window encoding:
- a CDS encoding 4Fe-4S dicluster domain-containing protein, giving the protein MPDPATPAPDDDGYELVGPDTTSNLSSDEDDVLVRKERATAEQFKELIEVVLDGYAVTVPKAVPKTDSAGAELRDATGNLIPRATTVYDAGRELVRLGRWTETELRERLPVLCHMSHLNPVAVCRVCSVHVVKVKKGTKRAERKLFPACHLEVSTGLEVTTRLGAERHEPERLKAMPEKEQSSLGDTAKKVQKSVSLVVEMLYADHKPETVRWQDDGREYKESKRYENELQAVAARIGVTKVRDRLKRPEGAFSRNRMAQDIPSDTDPNRPHTKPLRRIPLDLLAPTVPGHETLSREADAAWAAWNRVVDERFPYSSRTVVVDHDKCILCDRCVRSCSEVKPFQVIGHTGKGYATRVSFDLDFLMGPRARADGQADANLAQSTCVQCGECMTSCPTGALSLRRRVQPRAWDDSPELIPQNPNIPFPEGGDFLTAEEVRNIRVYYVPPGKPADQGRVIAPFASVPFAYLKWNEGAVRRWVIKPGQRKVLAWGGEYDTTAFLLTGTGKFNAYETVRETVTPGWIGRLLGKEEETVVKRELGQKINANPIPGTVLLLGEMAPLTQKARNATIEVFADPDEPGRTLLEVSPGEYVAPQHPDAARDVVVYEVTRNMLDMFLRARDTRQAVREVYQPRAIERGVAESKLLMGSALLAGLPENERRAVTDFLVRSGKLTYISAAPGEVLLAEGERAQDFYFIRIGNVELYKTVSGRKQVLGRLGDGDCIGEIALLGDELKEAGILPQNASTTRRQATVAAIDPIELVRVPGGVFDGMCDRFPQVKELLFNLVRLRLNPPKTVPAELTPAYVSQGLFQGQKMLVLDLKSCTRCDECTRACADTHGGNPRLLRDGMRFGDFLVATSCRSCHKPYCMDGCPVDAIHRKGTRLEVLIESHCIGCGLCERNCPYGSIHMVPLGKPGGAGTAVVARQAANCDLCASVGGKPFCVNACPHHAAFRWDGDTLRNAVAGRMSAAKS; this is encoded by the coding sequence ATGCCCGACCCCGCCACCCCCGCGCCCGACGACGACGGCTACGAACTCGTCGGCCCGGACACCACCTCGAACCTGTCGTCCGACGAGGACGACGTGCTCGTCCGCAAGGAGCGGGCCACCGCCGAGCAGTTCAAGGAACTGATCGAGGTCGTCCTCGACGGCTACGCCGTCACCGTGCCCAAGGCCGTCCCCAAGACCGACTCCGCGGGGGCCGAGCTGCGCGACGCCACCGGCAACCTGATCCCGCGCGCCACCACCGTTTACGACGCCGGCCGCGAACTCGTCCGCCTGGGCCGCTGGACCGAGACGGAACTCCGCGAGCGGCTGCCGGTGTTGTGCCACATGTCGCACCTCAACCCCGTCGCCGTGTGCCGCGTCTGCTCCGTCCACGTCGTGAAGGTGAAGAAGGGGACGAAGCGCGCCGAGCGGAAGCTGTTCCCCGCGTGCCACCTCGAAGTCAGCACCGGCCTCGAAGTCACCACCCGCCTCGGGGCCGAGCGGCACGAGCCGGAGCGGCTCAAGGCGATGCCCGAGAAGGAGCAGTCGAGCCTCGGCGACACCGCGAAGAAGGTGCAGAAGTCGGTCAGCCTCGTCGTCGAGATGCTGTACGCCGACCACAAGCCGGAGACCGTCCGCTGGCAGGACGACGGGCGGGAGTACAAGGAAAGCAAGCGCTACGAGAACGAGTTGCAGGCGGTCGCCGCCCGCATCGGCGTGACGAAGGTGCGCGACCGGTTGAAGCGGCCCGAGGGGGCGTTCAGCCGCAACCGGATGGCCCAGGACATCCCGAGCGACACCGACCCGAACCGCCCCCACACCAAGCCGCTCCGCCGCATCCCGCTCGACCTGCTTGCCCCGACGGTGCCCGGCCACGAGACCCTCAGCCGCGAGGCCGACGCCGCCTGGGCCGCGTGGAACCGTGTCGTCGACGAGCGCTTCCCGTACTCGTCGCGCACCGTGGTCGTGGACCACGACAAGTGCATCCTGTGCGACCGCTGCGTCCGCTCGTGCTCGGAGGTCAAACCGTTCCAGGTCATCGGCCACACCGGCAAGGGGTACGCCACCCGGGTCAGCTTCGACCTCGACTTCCTGATGGGGCCGCGCGCCCGCGCCGACGGCCAGGCCGACGCCAACCTGGCGCAATCCACCTGCGTGCAGTGCGGCGAGTGCATGACCAGCTGCCCCACCGGGGCGCTGTCGCTCCGCCGCCGGGTGCAGCCGCGGGCGTGGGACGACTCGCCGGAGCTGATCCCGCAGAACCCCAACATCCCGTTCCCCGAGGGCGGCGACTTCCTCACCGCGGAGGAGGTGCGGAACATCCGCGTGTACTACGTCCCGCCGGGGAAGCCGGCCGACCAGGGCCGGGTGATCGCGCCGTTCGCCTCGGTGCCGTTCGCGTACCTGAAATGGAACGAGGGGGCCGTCCGCCGGTGGGTCATCAAGCCGGGCCAGCGGAAAGTGCTGGCGTGGGGCGGCGAGTACGACACGACGGCGTTCCTCCTCACCGGCACCGGCAAGTTTAACGCCTACGAAACGGTCCGCGAGACGGTCACGCCCGGCTGGATCGGCCGGCTGCTGGGGAAGGAAGAAGAGACGGTCGTGAAGCGCGAGCTGGGGCAGAAGATCAACGCCAACCCGATCCCCGGTACCGTGCTGCTGCTGGGCGAGATGGCCCCGCTGACGCAGAAGGCCCGCAACGCCACGATCGAGGTGTTCGCCGACCCCGACGAGCCGGGCCGGACGCTGCTCGAAGTCAGCCCCGGCGAGTACGTCGCGCCGCAGCACCCGGATGCCGCGCGGGACGTCGTGGTGTACGAGGTGACGCGGAACATGCTCGACATGTTCCTCCGCGCCCGCGACACCCGGCAGGCCGTGCGCGAGGTGTACCAGCCGCGGGCCATCGAGCGCGGCGTCGCAGAGTCCAAGCTGCTGATGGGGTCGGCGCTCCTGGCGGGTCTGCCGGAAAACGAGCGGCGGGCGGTGACCGACTTCCTGGTGCGCTCGGGGAAGCTCACGTACATTTCGGCCGCCCCCGGCGAGGTGCTGCTCGCGGAGGGGGAGCGCGCCCAGGACTTCTACTTCATCCGCATCGGCAACGTCGAGCTGTACAAGACGGTGAGCGGCCGCAAGCAGGTGCTCGGCCGGCTCGGCGACGGCGACTGCATCGGCGAGATCGCGCTGCTCGGCGACGAGTTGAAGGAGGCCGGCATCCTGCCGCAGAACGCCAGCACGACGCGCCGCCAGGCGACGGTCGCGGCCATCGACCCGATCGAGTTGGTGCGCGTCCCGGGTGGCGTTTTCGACGGCATGTGCGACCGCTTCCCGCAGGTGAAGGAGTTGCTGTTCAATCTGGTCCGGCTGCGGCTCAACCCGCCGAAGACGGTTCCCGCCGAGCTGACGCCGGCGTACGTGTCGCAGGGGCTGTTCCAGGGCCAGAAGATGCTGGTGTTGGACCTCAAGAGTTGCACCCGCTGCGACGAATGCACGCGCGCCTGCGCCGACACCCACGGCGGCAACCCCCGGCTCCTCCGCGACGGGATGCGGTTCGGCGACTTCCTCGTGGCCACGTCCTGCCGGTCGTGCCACAAGCCGTACTGCATGGACGGCTGCCCCGTGGACGCGATCCACCGGAAGGGCACTCGGCTGGAGGTGCTCATCGAGAGCCACTGCATCGGCTGCGGGCTGTGCGAGCGGAACTGCCCCTACGGCTCGATCCACATGGTACCGCTCGGCAAGCCCGGCGGTGCCGGCACGGCGGTGGTGGCTCGACAGGCGGCGAACTGTGACCTGTGTGCGTCCGTCGGCGGGAAGCCGTTTTGTGTGAACGCCTGCCCGCACCACGCGGCCTTCCGCTGGGACGGCGACACCCTCCGCAACGCCGTGGCCGGGCGGATGTCGGCGGCGAAGTCGTGA
- a CDS encoding FtsX-like permease family protein, producing the protein MSPAALAWHNLAHKRGRTAIAVAGVAFAVVLVFMELGLYDGVGRTAAMLYDALRFELLLVSSEYVDVSRTGDFPRARLAQARAAPDVTDAVPVSMGIGTWRMPARRDLLGRAVPAGGTRSISILGVPPDRLADVFAVDRGRVFRSPAEAARAGKLLTGPDAILFDTRSKPEFGRLADLIDVPPAGDPATGNVLRYNGRHVDVVGGFALGTGFSWNAMILTAEPTFAAITYRPADRVAFGLVSLEPGTDPDAAARTLRAALPADVRVMTRPEIEAHENRHWMRLTSIGQFLLVAVVLAVAVGVIFVYQMMAADIRAMLPEYATVKALGYRPPFLGGVVLAQAAFLAVLGFVPGFVAAVGLYAVARTVGGIPTEMTASRAAVVLGLTCGMCLGSGLLAVRKVHAADPADLFA; encoded by the coding sequence GTGAGCCCCGCGGCGCTGGCGTGGCACAACCTCGCCCACAAGCGCGGCCGTACCGCCATCGCGGTCGCGGGCGTGGCCTTCGCCGTGGTGCTGGTGTTCATGGAACTCGGCCTGTACGACGGCGTCGGCCGAACCGCCGCGATGCTGTACGACGCCCTCCGCTTCGAGTTGCTCCTCGTCTCGTCCGAGTACGTGGACGTGAGCCGCACCGGCGACTTCCCCCGAGCCCGCCTCGCCCAGGCCCGCGCCGCGCCCGACGTGACCGACGCCGTCCCTGTCAGCATGGGTATCGGCACGTGGCGGATGCCGGCCCGCCGCGACCTCCTCGGCCGCGCCGTGCCCGCCGGCGGCACCCGCAGCATCAGCATCCTCGGCGTCCCGCCCGACCGCCTCGCCGACGTGTTCGCCGTGGACCGCGGCCGCGTGTTCCGCTCCCCCGCGGAAGCGGCCCGCGCCGGCAAGCTCCTCACCGGGCCCGACGCCATTCTGTTCGACACCCGCTCCAAACCCGAGTTCGGCCGCCTCGCCGACCTGATCGACGTACCCCCGGCCGGCGACCCCGCGACCGGGAACGTCCTGCGCTACAACGGCCGCCATGTCGACGTGGTGGGCGGATTCGCGCTCGGCACCGGGTTCAGCTGGAACGCCATGATCCTGACCGCCGAGCCGACGTTCGCCGCGATCACGTACCGCCCCGCGGACCGCGTCGCGTTCGGCCTCGTGTCGCTGGAGCCGGGCACCGACCCCGACGCCGCCGCGAGGACGCTGCGGGCCGCGCTGCCGGCGGACGTGCGGGTGATGACGCGCCCCGAGATCGAGGCGCACGAGAACCGCCACTGGATGCGGCTCACCTCGATCGGGCAGTTCTTACTGGTGGCGGTGGTGCTGGCCGTCGCCGTTGGGGTGATCTTCGTCTACCAGATGATGGCCGCCGACATCCGCGCCATGCTGCCGGAATACGCCACGGTGAAGGCGCTCGGCTACCGCCCGCCGTTCCTGGGCGGCGTGGTACTCGCGCAGGCCGCGTTCTTGGCCGTGCTCGGCTTCGTGCCCGGGTTCGTCGCCGCAGTCGGGCTGTACGCGGTGGCCCGCACCGTCGGCGGCATCCCGACCGAGATGACCGCTTCCCGCGCCGCCGTGGTGCTGGGTCTGACCTGCGGCATGTGCCTCGGCTCGGGCCTCCTGGCGGTGCGGAAGGTCCACGCCGCCGACCCCGCGGACTTGTTCGCATGA
- the devC gene encoding ABC transporter permease DevC translates to MSRIPPVPLAWRNLVHDPVRFALFASGIGFAVVLMGVQLGIMNAMLDGNTRLFRSIDAELVLLNPARPALVFADTFSRRRLEQAAGVPGVASVHAIYVEHNASTLRHTSADPAGRTQTRKLRVVGVDPAARVFDLPNLDPGGWEALNRPGTTLFDRLSRRNADAPVETVFGPFAVGTHTELAGQNLELAAGFDLGFDFATDGTLILNDRTFTRTLREPYFPQSPQAGVDYAAVRVGPGADPLAVQDRIRAAFAAAADVTVLTKDELVARERGFWWVSTPVGFAFGAGVALGFVVGVVIVYQILSGDVADHLPQYATLKAIGYRNGYLNGIVLQEAGILAITGYLPGLLVTWLAYRLLTHLTGMPLELTPGRAGLVFALTAGMCAASGLLAVRRVKSADPADVFG, encoded by the coding sequence ATGAGCCGCATCCCGCCCGTGCCGCTGGCGTGGCGGAACCTGGTCCACGACCCGGTCCGGTTCGCCCTGTTCGCCTCCGGCATCGGCTTCGCCGTAGTGCTGATGGGCGTGCAACTCGGCATCATGAACGCGATGCTCGACGGCAACACCCGCCTGTTCCGCAGCATCGACGCCGAGTTGGTGCTACTGAACCCGGCCCGGCCGGCGCTGGTGTTCGCCGACACGTTCAGCCGCCGCCGGCTCGAGCAGGCGGCCGGCGTCCCGGGCGTGGCGTCGGTCCACGCGATCTACGTCGAGCACAACGCCAGTACTCTCCGCCACACGTCCGCCGACCCCGCCGGTCGCACGCAGACGCGCAAGCTCCGCGTCGTCGGCGTGGACCCGGCGGCGCGCGTGTTCGACCTGCCGAACCTCGACCCCGGCGGGTGGGAGGCGCTGAATCGCCCCGGCACCACGCTGTTCGACCGCCTCAGCCGCCGGAACGCCGACGCGCCCGTGGAGACGGTTTTCGGCCCGTTCGCCGTCGGCACACACACCGAGCTTGCGGGTCAAAACCTCGAACTGGCGGCGGGGTTCGACCTGGGTTTCGACTTCGCCACCGACGGCACGCTGATCCTGAACGACCGGACGTTCACCCGCACCCTGCGGGAGCCCTACTTCCCGCAGAGCCCGCAGGCCGGCGTCGACTACGCCGCGGTGCGCGTCGGGCCTGGCGCCGACCCGCTGGCCGTGCAGGACCGAATCCGCGCCGCGTTCGCCGCCGCCGCCGACGTGACGGTGCTGACGAAGGACGAACTCGTGGCGCGGGAGCGCGGCTTCTGGTGGGTGAGTACGCCGGTCGGGTTTGCGTTCGGGGCCGGTGTCGCTCTCGGGTTCGTCGTGGGCGTGGTGATCGTCTATCAAATCCTGTCGGGCGACGTGGCCGACCACCTGCCGCAGTACGCGACGCTGAAGGCGATCGGGTACCGCAACGGCTACCTGAACGGCATCGTGCTGCAAGAAGCGGGCATCCTGGCGATCACCGGCTACCTGCCCGGCCTGTTGGTGACGTGGCTGGCGTACCGGCTGCTGACGCACCTGACCGGGATGCCGCTGGAGCTGACCCCCGGCCGCGCCGGTCTGGTGTTCGCGCTGACCGCCGGGATGTGCGCCGCGTCCGGGCTACTGGCGGTGCGGCGCGTGAAGTCCGCAGACCCCGCGGACGTGTTCGGCTGA
- a CDS encoding ATP-binding cassette domain-containing protein: MSSTLPPPGLPVLRIRGVNHHFGTGETRTQVLFENTLEVMPGELVIMSGPSGSGKTTLLTLIGGLRTLQSGEIEVWDAGRGDYARLAGMAEEQLVGVRRLIGFIFQRHNLFDSLTAIQNVRMAQRLKGAADPDADARALLSYLLLGDRDIDDKPQAAKFRNKPAALSGGQRQRVAVARALVNRPKLVLADEPTAALDANSGLAVVTLLKCLARRRAPEELMKFVRSAVDSADGGRLADWQVPLLDRVAAETGTTSLIVTHDARIMNMADRIVHMERGRIESNVVVAERLFVREGLRRSPVFAAILPDEQQKIADQLLVGVHPDQPVRPDHAATGRVEVFGPGQAIVREGDAVDERSKFYLVRRGSVDVVTTAADGTEHTLDRMGPGGYFGEVALLMNQPRNATVRAATRVEVYAVDRTTFDRFRAESRPFIDRILTNFLRRAPDAGPAERPGGPLHEAGG; this comes from the coding sequence ATGTCGTCAACCCTCCCGCCGCCCGGCCTGCCCGTCCTCCGCATTCGCGGGGTGAACCACCACTTCGGCACCGGCGAGACGCGCACGCAGGTTCTGTTCGAGAACACACTGGAGGTGATGCCCGGCGAGCTGGTCATCATGAGCGGCCCGTCCGGCTCCGGGAAGACGACCCTGCTGACGCTCATCGGCGGCCTCCGCACGCTGCAATCCGGCGAGATCGAGGTGTGGGACGCCGGCCGCGGCGACTACGCCCGCCTCGCCGGCATGGCCGAGGAGCAGCTGGTCGGCGTCCGCAGGCTGATCGGGTTCATCTTCCAGCGGCACAACCTGTTCGACTCGCTCACCGCGATCCAGAACGTGCGGATGGCCCAGCGCCTGAAGGGCGCCGCCGACCCGGACGCCGACGCCCGCGCGCTGCTGAGCTACCTCCTTCTCGGCGACCGCGACATCGACGACAAGCCGCAGGCGGCGAAGTTCCGCAACAAACCCGCGGCGCTGTCCGGCGGGCAGCGGCAGCGCGTCGCCGTCGCGCGGGCGCTCGTCAACCGCCCGAAGCTCGTCCTCGCCGACGAGCCGACCGCGGCCCTCGACGCCAACAGCGGCTTGGCCGTCGTCACGCTGCTGAAGTGCCTCGCGCGCCGCCGGGCGCCCGAGGAGCTGATGAAGTTCGTCCGCAGCGCCGTGGACTCGGCCGACGGTGGTCGCCTGGCCGACTGGCAGGTGCCGCTGCTGGACCGCGTCGCGGCCGAGACCGGCACCACGAGCCTGATCGTGACGCACGACGCCCGCATCATGAACATGGCCGACCGGATCGTCCACATGGAGCGCGGGCGGATCGAGTCGAACGTGGTGGTGGCGGAGCGGCTGTTCGTGCGCGAGGGCCTGCGGCGGTCGCCGGTGTTCGCGGCCATCCTGCCGGACGAGCAGCAGAAGATCGCCGACCAACTGCTCGTCGGCGTTCACCCCGACCAACCGGTGCGGCCGGACCACGCCGCGACCGGGCGGGTGGAGGTGTTCGGGCCGGGGCAGGCGATCGTGCGCGAGGGCGACGCGGTGGACGAGCGGAGCAAGTTCTACCTGGTTCGCCGCGGGTCCGTGGACGTGGTGACGACCGCCGCCGACGGCACCGAACACACCCTGGACCGTATGGGGCCGGGCGGCTACTTCGGCGAGGTGGCGCTCTTGATGAACCAGCCGCGGAACGCGACGGTGCGGGCGGCGACGCGGGTGGAGGTGTACGCGGTGGACCGGACGACGTTCGACCGCTTCCGGGCCGAGAGCCGGCCGTTCATCGACCGCATCCTGACGAACTTCCTTCGCCGTGCCCCCGACGCCGGCCCCGCCGAGCGGCCGGGCGGGCCGCTACACGAAGCCGGGGGCTGA
- a CDS encoding PVC-type heme-binding CxxCH protein: protein MHRRLLAALALATAAPLFATPPEPPPASPIPDLADGTAAALQHMKSFRVPAGLTVELFAAEPKLASPVAISVDEKGRVFVAEEYRLGKGAAENRGNPKDNFSFWLDDELQLQKLDDRLSMYRRWEKKFPGGMEWFTKWSDQVRLVEDTNGDGKADKASVFAGGFNGPLDGLAAGVLAKDGDVYLTNIPSLWKMKDGGKGVAATKEALLSGFGVNCAFYGHDLHGLIFGPDGKLYFSVGDRGFHVTSKEGKQFSGLRTGAVFRCDPDGTNFEVVMRGLRNPQELAFDQYGNLFADDNNCDKGDHARLVYVCEDGDSGWHMEYQTINPPYMGGPWFAERLWHLPHAGQPAYLVPPVGKIGTGPSGFLFTSGTTLPDRYKNAFIMCNYAGSRGLEAFKVTPKGAGFEIADYHDFLTPIMATDVDQGPDGKLYVSDFVNLDWGGKSLGGRIYTVFDKQKVNTPEALETKKLFAEGFGKQSDGQLAKLLAHPEQPVRLRAQWELARRGGKVIPVLADVLATSQDQLARIHALWGLGQLARKQPEAGQLIAGRLSGPDGEVMAQAAKLCGDIGHAPAAEQLVRILVDPLTRGGDQRGKFFAAQSLGKLKHRPAVEPLFRVLAENKDADPWLRHACVAALARIGDADAVAAKATDPNASVRLGVVLVQRKLGDKRVAKLLTDADPLVRTEAARAVHDLPIESEFAALAAVLPNLTAATDDESIARRAISANYRLGGAEHATRVLAAAASPSLSPAVRQEAVLALRDWSNPPPRDRVTGFWNPLPKRDAAVVRGVVGPRFEKLLGSASGPLLTDVVGLIGPLGLEVSESTLTGWVAEAGKGVPVRVAALRVLADRRAKALPESVAVALKDSAPLLRAEARDVLAATDPTKGVQSLMAVLTEAKAATAEKQRALATLTKVKAPAAGAALDQWAEKLTAKAVPAELQLDVIEALKAAPSPARDKARTGFEGALPGGPAYSKFAVSLVGGDATRGREVFVGHAAAQCLRCHVVGGSGGNAGPDLSKVAGQPGKDRAYLMESLLNPSAKIAPGFGAVTMTLLDGRSVSGVLAEENAKAVVLVHPDGRRETIATEDIERRTQPTSAMPAVDRALTPREVRDLVEYLSTLK from the coding sequence ATGCACCGGCGCCTCCTCGCCGCCCTCGCGCTCGCCACCGCCGCGCCGCTGTTCGCCACGCCGCCCGAGCCGCCCCCTGCATCGCCGATCCCCGACCTCGCGGACGGCACCGCGGCGGCACTCCAGCACATGAAGTCGTTCCGCGTCCCGGCCGGGCTGACGGTCGAGTTGTTCGCCGCCGAGCCGAAGCTCGCCAGCCCCGTCGCCATCAGCGTGGACGAAAAGGGCCGCGTGTTCGTCGCCGAAGAATACCGGCTCGGCAAGGGAGCCGCCGAGAACCGCGGCAACCCGAAAGACAACTTCTCGTTCTGGCTCGACGACGAGCTCCAACTCCAGAAGCTCGACGACCGCCTGAGCATGTACAGGCGGTGGGAGAAAAAGTTCCCCGGCGGTATGGAGTGGTTCACGAAGTGGAGCGACCAGGTCCGCCTCGTCGAGGACACGAACGGTGACGGCAAGGCGGACAAGGCGAGCGTGTTCGCCGGCGGCTTCAACGGCCCGCTGGACGGCCTCGCGGCCGGGGTGCTGGCGAAGGACGGCGACGTGTACCTCACCAACATCCCGAGCCTTTGGAAGATGAAGGACGGCGGCAAGGGCGTCGCCGCGACGAAGGAGGCGCTGCTCAGCGGGTTCGGCGTGAACTGCGCCTTCTACGGCCACGACCTGCACGGCCTCATTTTCGGGCCGGACGGCAAGCTGTACTTCAGCGTCGGCGACCGCGGCTTCCACGTCACGTCGAAGGAGGGGAAGCAGTTCAGCGGCCTGCGAACGGGCGCCGTGTTCCGCTGCGACCCGGACGGCACGAACTTCGAGGTGGTGATGCGCGGCCTGCGCAACCCGCAGGAGCTGGCGTTCGACCAGTACGGCAACCTGTTCGCCGACGACAACAACTGCGACAAGGGCGACCACGCGCGACTGGTGTACGTGTGCGAGGACGGCGACAGCGGCTGGCACATGGAGTACCAGACGATCAACCCGCCGTACATGGGCGGACCCTGGTTCGCGGAGCGGCTGTGGCACCTGCCGCACGCGGGTCAGCCGGCGTACCTGGTGCCGCCGGTGGGGAAGATCGGCACCGGCCCGAGCGGCTTCCTGTTCACGAGCGGGACGACGCTGCCGGACCGGTACAAGAACGCGTTCATCATGTGCAACTACGCCGGCAGCCGGGGGCTGGAGGCGTTCAAGGTGACGCCGAAGGGGGCGGGGTTCGAGATCGCCGACTACCACGACTTCCTGACGCCGATCATGGCGACGGACGTGGACCAGGGGCCGGACGGCAAGCTGTACGTGAGCGACTTCGTGAACCTCGACTGGGGCGGCAAAAGCCTCGGCGGCCGCATCTACACCGTCTTCGACAAGCAGAAGGTGAACACGCCCGAGGCGCTGGAGACGAAGAAGCTGTTCGCCGAGGGGTTCGGGAAGCAATCGGACGGCCAACTAGCAAAGCTGCTGGCTCACCCGGAGCAGCCGGTACGGCTAAGGGCTCAATGGGAGCTGGCGAGACGCGGGGGTAAAGTTATCCCGGTACTCGCTGACGTCCTCGCCACGTCGCAGGACCAACTCGCCCGCATCCACGCGCTCTGGGGGCTCGGCCAACTCGCCCGCAAGCAACCGGAGGCCGGGCAGCTGATCGCGGGTCGGCTGTCGGGCCCGGACGGCGAGGTCATGGCCCAAGCCGCCAAGCTGTGCGGCGACATCGGCCACGCCCCCGCGGCGGAGCAACTGGTACGAATTCTGGTGGACCCGCTCACCCGCGGTGGCGACCAACGGGGCAAGTTCTTCGCGGCGCAGTCGCTCGGGAAGCTGAAGCACCGGCCGGCGGTCGAGCCGCTGTTCCGCGTGCTGGCCGAGAACAAGGACGCCGACCCGTGGCTGCGGCACGCCTGCGTCGCGGCGCTCGCCCGCATCGGCGACGCCGACGCCGTCGCCGCGAAGGCCACCGACCCGAACGCCTCCGTGCGGCTCGGCGTCGTGCTGGTGCAGCGGAAACTCGGCGACAAGCGGGTGGCGAAGCTCCTGACCGACGCCGATCCGCTCGTCCGCACCGAGGCGGCGCGGGCGGTCCACGACCTGCCGATCGAGAGCGAGTTCGCCGCCCTCGCCGCCGTGCTGCCGAACCTCACCGCGGCCACCGACGACGAGTCGATCGCCCGCCGCGCGATCAGCGCGAACTACCGCCTCGGCGGAGCCGAGCACGCGACCCGAGTGCTGGCCGCGGCGGCGAGCCCGTCGCTGTCGCCGGCGGTGCGGCAGGAGGCGGTGCTGGCCCTCCGCGACTGGTCGAACCCGCCGCCGCGCGACCGCGTTACCGGCTTCTGGAACCCGCTCCCGAAGCGCGACGCGGCCGTCGTCCGCGGCGTCGTCGGGCCGCGGTTCGAGAAACTCCTCGGCTCCGCGTCCGGGCCGCTGCTGACGGACGTGGTCGGCCTCATCGGCCCGCTCGGGCTGGAGGTCAGCGAATCGACGCTCACCGGCTGGGTGGCCGAGGCCGGCAAGGGCGTGCCGGTCCGCGTCGCCGCCCTGCGGGTGCTTGCCGACCGCCGCGCGAAGGCGCTGCCGGAATCCGTCGCCGTGGCGCTGAAAGATTCGGCCCCGCTGCTTCGCGCGGAAGCCCGCGACGTGCTGGCCGCGACCGACCCGACGAAGGGCGTGCAGAGCCTGATGGCGGTGCTGACCGAGGCAAAGGCCGCGACCGCCGAGAAGCAGCGGGCACTCGCGACGCTGACGAAGGTAAAGGCGCCGGCCGCGGGCGCCGCGCTCGACCAGTGGGCCGAGAAGCTGACGGCGAAGGCGGTGCCGGCCGAGCTGCAGCTAGACGTGATCGAGGCGCTGAAGGCGGCGCCGAGCCCGGCCCGCGACAAGGCCCGCACCGGCTTCGAGGGAGCGCTGCCCGGCGGGCCGGCGTACTCGAAGTTCGCGGTCAGCCTCGTCGGCGGCGATGCGACCCGCGGCCGCGAGGTGTTCGTCGGCCACGCCGCGGCGCAGTGCTTGCGCTGCCATGTCGTCGGCGGCAGCGGCGGCAACGCCGGCCCGGACCTGTCGAAGGTGGCGGGTCAGCCCGGGAAGGACCGGGCGTACCTGATGGAGTCGCTGCTGAACCCGAGCGCCAAAATCGCCCCCGGCTTCGGCGCCGTGACGATGACCCTGCTCGACGGCCGCAGCGTGAGCGGCGTGCTGGCCGAGGAGAACGCGAAGGCGGTGGTGCTGGTCCACCCCGACGGCCGCCGCGAGACGATCGCCACGGAGGACATCGAGCGGCGGACGCAGCCGACCTCCGCGATGCCGGCGGTGGACCGGGCGCTGACGCCGCGCGAGGTGCGCGACCTGGTAGAGTACCTCAGCACGCTGAAGTAA
- a CDS encoding cysteine hydrolase family protein, giving the protein MSYHHASLIPAVLVALGVTVFAPAAEPASSLRLTLRSRPNPLTSSAGPAAERTAEWDAKKTAIIVCDMWDHHWCKSAEARVGELAGPTEALLKAARDKGVFVIHAPSTCTDFYKDTPQRKRATDAPFAATPQPLASTERWGTCWNWPDAKREGPLPIDDSDMGCDCKVKCTIREAWTRQTAALTIAPQDAITDHGQETWNLLAERKIDNVILCGVHLNMCVLGRPFAIRAMVKQGKTVALIRDLTDTMYNPERPPGGTHFDGTDRVVEHVERYWCPTFLSSDITGRPAFRFKDDPRK; this is encoded by the coding sequence ATGTCTTATCACCACGCCTCGCTCATCCCGGCCGTGCTAGTCGCCCTCGGCGTGACCGTGTTCGCACCCGCGGCCGAGCCCGCGAGTTCACTCCGGCTCACCCTCCGCAGTCGGCCGAACCCGTTAACCTCCTCCGCAGGTCCGGCGGCCGAGCGCACGGCCGAGTGGGACGCGAAGAAGACCGCCATCATCGTCTGCGACATGTGGGACCATCACTGGTGCAAGTCGGCCGAGGCCCGCGTCGGCGAGCTCGCGGGACCGACGGAGGCGCTGCTGAAGGCGGCCCGCGACAAAGGCGTCTTCGTCATCCACGCCCCGAGCACCTGTACCGACTTCTACAAGGACACGCCGCAGCGGAAGCGTGCGACGGACGCCCCGTTCGCGGCCACGCCGCAGCCGCTGGCCTCGACCGAGCGGTGGGGCACGTGCTGGAACTGGCCGGACGCCAAGCGCGAGGGCCCGCTACCGATCGACGACTCGGACATGGGCTGCGACTGCAAGGTGAAGTGCACCATCCGCGAGGCGTGGACGCGGCAGACTGCGGCGCTCACGATCGCCCCGCAGGACGCGATCACCGACCACGGCCAGGAGACGTGGAACCTGCTGGCCGAGCGGAAGATCGACAACGTGATCCTGTGCGGCGTGCATCTGAACATGTGTGTTCTGGGCCGGCCGTTCGCCATCCGGGCGATGGTGAAGCAGGGGAAGACCGTCGCCCTGATCCGAGACCTGACGGACACGATGTACAACCCCGAGCGGCCGCCCGGCGGCACGCACTTCGACGGCACCGACCGCGTGGTCGAGCACGTCGAACGGTACTGGTGCCCGACGTTCCTCAGCAGCGACATCACCGGGCGCCCGGCGTTCCGGTTCAAGGACGACCCGCGGAAGTAA